In the Hyphomonadaceae bacterium BL14 genome, one interval contains:
- a CDS encoding acyl-CoA thioesterase: MTTSRPAPPQTADFPFRHRLRVRWSEVDPQGIVFNPNYLVYADVGLTEFWRAAGVDYADLLETSGVDTFMVHCRADWFASAHFDEEIEIGMRVERVGRTSLVFGFAVFGAGGAALASGALTYVFARPGPPREPAPVPDELVRDLKAFEDDLRAGRALCG; encoded by the coding sequence ATGACAACATCCAGACCCGCACCGCCGCAGACGGCTGACTTTCCCTTCCGCCACCGGCTGCGCGTGCGCTGGTCAGAGGTGGACCCCCAGGGCATCGTCTTCAATCCCAATTACCTGGTCTATGCCGATGTGGGGCTTACCGAATTCTGGCGCGCCGCCGGGGTCGACTATGCCGATCTGCTGGAAACCAGCGGGGTCGACACCTTCATGGTCCATTGCCGCGCCGACTGGTTTGCCTCGGCCCATTTTGACGAGGAAATCGAGATCGGCATGCGCGTCGAGCGGGTGGGGCGCACCAGCCTGGTGTTCGGATTTGCGGTGTTTGGCGCGGGCGGCGCCGCGCTGGCGTCAGGCGCGCTGACCTATGTGTTCGCCCGCCCCGGTCCGCCGCGCGAACCGGCACCGGTCCCCGATGAGCTGGTGCGTGATCTCAAAGCGTTCGAGGACGATCTGCGAGCCGGTCGGGCTTTGTGCGGCTAG